In a genomic window of Mycolicibacterium neoaurum VKM Ac-1815D:
- the drmB gene encoding DUF1998 domain-containing protein: MNGAKARRSQLLSTYGVGGLFPAESTSFMIAGLHEWNVGKAEHISEPRLARALGVTELKAPPAGGKRDVPVIRYPYTQVCPKCRRIGSLGELSKDKNEAKCKDDNVDLSPFRLIGACRNGHVDEFPVYWWLHTGQQAKIQDDRHEMKLNVLGRTSSLGDLVLECTCGVDKRSLDGAIGSGSLVDFGKCRGLRPWLGLDTTEECNEYPRAVQRGASNVWFPAVRSSISIPPYSEALAKFVDKHWEMVKDPAAVIPPVLAGLAAMSKGRFSVDQITREIERRRGEGEHDEEVSEAKLRADEYKALVEGREEESLDQDFVCVRRDVPDGFESLITDVRKVTRLREVRALQGFTRLDGAPDPSGPAQKLCALAPTHLHWLPAIEVIGEGVFLAFDRDALAEWAASDYAQMRLAILQKAADRSAAEYGRPSAPVDIVKVAIHTLSHIIIDQLSLDAGYPAAALRERLFVDDKMAGLLVYTASSDSAGSLGGVASMAETEHLGAALREGLQRLSWCSSDPVCIESAGSGTDGLNLAACHACVLAPETSCEMNNSFLDRALLFGTHDDGCEDVGLFSELVERAR; the protein is encoded by the coding sequence ATGAACGGTGCGAAGGCTCGCCGCAGCCAGCTACTGAGCACATACGGTGTCGGCGGACTGTTCCCGGCGGAATCGACCAGCTTCATGATCGCCGGCCTACATGAGTGGAACGTCGGCAAAGCAGAACACATCTCCGAACCGCGACTGGCCAGGGCCCTCGGCGTGACCGAACTCAAAGCACCGCCCGCCGGCGGCAAGCGCGATGTCCCCGTCATCCGCTACCCGTACACCCAGGTGTGTCCGAAATGCCGGCGTATCGGGTCACTCGGAGAACTGTCCAAGGACAAGAACGAGGCCAAATGCAAGGACGACAACGTCGACCTGAGCCCTTTCAGGCTCATCGGAGCCTGTCGAAACGGCCACGTCGACGAGTTCCCCGTCTACTGGTGGCTGCACACTGGGCAACAAGCCAAGATTCAGGACGACAGGCACGAGATGAAGCTCAACGTGCTCGGACGGACTTCGTCGCTTGGTGACCTGGTCTTGGAATGCACGTGTGGCGTCGACAAACGAAGCCTTGACGGGGCGATCGGCTCCGGATCACTTGTGGATTTCGGCAAGTGCAGGGGACTGCGACCGTGGCTCGGGCTCGACACGACGGAGGAATGCAACGAGTATCCACGCGCCGTCCAGCGTGGTGCCTCGAACGTCTGGTTCCCCGCCGTGCGGTCCTCCATCTCCATACCGCCGTACTCAGAGGCGCTGGCGAAGTTTGTGGACAAGCACTGGGAGATGGTGAAAGATCCGGCCGCCGTTATCCCGCCCGTGCTCGCGGGGCTGGCTGCGATGTCCAAGGGACGGTTCAGCGTCGATCAGATAACTCGCGAGATCGAACGGCGTCGTGGCGAGGGCGAACACGATGAGGAAGTCTCTGAGGCCAAGCTCCGCGCCGACGAATACAAGGCACTGGTCGAAGGGCGTGAAGAGGAAAGCCTTGACCAGGACTTTGTCTGTGTCCGACGCGATGTCCCCGATGGTTTCGAGTCCCTGATCACTGACGTACGGAAGGTGACGAGGCTTCGAGAAGTACGTGCGCTGCAAGGGTTTACGCGGCTCGATGGCGCTCCAGACCCGTCAGGCCCGGCCCAGAAGCTGTGTGCGCTCGCGCCGACCCATCTGCATTGGTTGCCCGCGATCGAGGTGATCGGTGAAGGTGTGTTCCTCGCATTTGACCGTGATGCGCTTGCCGAGTGGGCAGCAAGCGACTACGCCCAGATGCGCTTGGCCATCCTGCAGAAGGCGGCCGACCGCTCTGCCGCAGAGTATGGTCGCCCGTCTGCCCCGGTCGACATCGTCAAGGTTGCGATACACACGTTGTCACACATCATCATCGATCAGCTATCTCTTGACGCCGGGTATCCGGCTGCCGCGCTGCGGGAACGATTGTTCGTGGATGACAAGATGGCGGGACTGCTTGTCTACACGGCCAGCTCGGATTCCGCAGGAAGCCTCGGTGGGGTTGCCTCCATGGCGGAGACAGAGCACCTCGGTGCGGCACTCCGGGAGGGCTTGCAGCGTCTCTCCTGGTGCTCATCCGACCCCGTGTGCATCGAATCGGCGGGGTCCGGCACCGACGGGCTCAACCTCGCCGCATGTCATGCCTGCGTCCTCGCGCCGGAGACATCCTGCGAGATGAACAACTCGTTTTTGGACCGGGCGCTGCTGTTCGGCACCCACGATGACGGTTGTGAGGATGTCGGCTTGTTCAGCGAGCTCGTGGAGCGCGCTCGCTGA
- a CDS encoding helicase-related protein → MFEDSTGFAPAEVLHDAYGARPKENFVEEAWETLCERWLSHDKESRDRVVAAIRTARREDGQLRKRRDQMEYLRRLRNAKTLRAVVLEAFIDRGELDPEPHETIDEPPAQVRPEPPTTTPKTPAPPPGDDVTTAVDTNPAELNVAPGSIVVIRDEEWLVTSAEQGADGWLVRVRGLSELVAETTAAFYSSLDNIEVQDPREAKVVPDGSSGYRDSRLWLEALIRKTPVPYGDQNLTVSTHMLADALAYQQAAVTKALDPQHIRPRILIADAVGLGKTLEIGMILSELVRRGRGERILIVTPKHVLEQMQHELWCRFALPFVRLDSTGIQKVRQKLPATRNPFTYFKRAIISIDTLKSPRYKAHLERQQWDAVVIDESHNLTNAGTQNNELARVLAPNTEALILASATPHNGREESFAELLRLLDPTVVHADGTFTKEDVESLLIRRHRHSPDVAAEVGSDWAERAEPVHLLVKPSAAEDAVAAELSQTWLHPATGSSPYSGDTKALFPWTLAKAFLSSPAALAESIKQRRAKLDQNVPAQRAEIKALNALAELNEAALTEQAGKFAALVKRLKQIGVGKGSETRAVVFAERIATLTWLRKNLPAALGLKDENIAMLHGGLSDVEQQEIVDNFKLETSPIRVLVTGDVASEGVNLHAQCHHLIHYDIPWSLIRIEQRNGRIDRYGQKHPPVISSLILEPSDPEFSGDLRVLSRLLERENQAHETLGDVASLMGKHSVTEEENAIRDVLAKGADLDDAVRTADEVAAGDDLDAFFAEFDAAEATATPLPAAPRQSLYPDDLTFLDEALHAAFHDKPHAKPEQGGIGWTVSAPHGIAELSPPRDLRQRLTQLPQNYLHHGRVLERLKLATNPTVGTAQLRVAREGKGVNNTTWPEAHFLGPLHPVLDWASDRALTALGRNQVFAIRGDVDAPTVLLMGTLSNKRGQLISRVFSTAEFPNPANPGFCMVEALEDIGFLTTQTGLQPGASNPGPIADPDRYQALIPVAVEHASREMRRILDVQEEVTTERLAQWRKRAQRWHADAQQLELFGVQRSKVGKLGQRINEEQRLADLLAPTQQLVRPLLVIVPAATPVAGKEL, encoded by the coding sequence TTGTTCGAGGACAGCACCGGATTCGCGCCGGCCGAAGTTCTGCACGACGCCTACGGCGCCCGCCCGAAGGAGAACTTCGTCGAAGAGGCGTGGGAAACGCTTTGTGAACGTTGGCTCTCTCACGACAAAGAGTCACGTGACCGCGTCGTCGCGGCCATCCGGACCGCCCGCCGCGAGGATGGGCAGCTCAGGAAGCGCAGAGATCAGATGGAGTATCTGCGCCGCCTGAGGAACGCCAAGACCCTGAGGGCTGTCGTCCTGGAGGCCTTCATCGACCGCGGCGAGCTCGACCCCGAGCCGCACGAGACCATAGACGAACCGCCCGCCCAGGTGAGGCCAGAACCGCCGACCACAACCCCCAAGACCCCAGCACCACCGCCCGGAGATGATGTGACCACAGCTGTCGATACCAACCCCGCCGAGCTCAACGTTGCTCCCGGCTCGATCGTCGTCATCCGCGACGAGGAATGGCTGGTCACCTCAGCCGAGCAGGGCGCCGACGGCTGGCTCGTCCGGGTGCGTGGGCTCTCCGAGTTGGTCGCCGAGACCACCGCCGCGTTCTACTCCAGCCTCGACAACATCGAAGTGCAGGACCCCAGGGAGGCGAAGGTCGTCCCGGACGGGTCCTCGGGATACCGCGACTCCCGCCTCTGGCTGGAAGCACTGATCAGGAAGACGCCCGTCCCGTACGGCGACCAGAACCTGACAGTGTCGACGCACATGCTCGCCGATGCGCTGGCCTATCAGCAAGCGGCGGTGACCAAGGCGCTCGACCCGCAGCACATCCGCCCCCGCATCCTGATCGCGGACGCAGTCGGTCTGGGCAAGACGCTGGAGATCGGCATGATCCTGTCCGAGCTGGTACGTCGGGGCCGCGGCGAACGCATCCTGATCGTCACGCCCAAGCATGTCCTTGAGCAGATGCAGCACGAGCTGTGGTGCCGCTTCGCGCTGCCGTTCGTCCGCCTCGACTCGACCGGCATCCAGAAGGTCCGCCAGAAGCTGCCCGCCACCCGCAACCCGTTCACCTACTTCAAGCGGGCCATCATCTCCATCGACACGCTCAAGAGCCCCCGCTACAAAGCCCACCTGGAACGCCAGCAGTGGGACGCCGTGGTCATCGACGAATCCCACAACCTCACCAACGCCGGCACCCAGAACAACGAACTGGCCCGCGTCCTGGCCCCGAACACCGAGGCGTTGATCCTGGCGTCGGCCACCCCGCACAACGGCAGGGAGGAGTCCTTCGCCGAACTCCTGCGGCTGCTGGACCCGACGGTGGTTCACGCCGACGGCACGTTCACCAAAGAAGATGTCGAGTCCCTGCTGATCCGTCGACACCGGCACAGCCCGGACGTGGCCGCCGAGGTCGGCAGCGACTGGGCCGAGCGCGCCGAGCCGGTGCACCTGCTGGTCAAGCCGTCCGCCGCCGAGGACGCGGTCGCCGCCGAACTGTCGCAGACCTGGCTGCACCCCGCCACCGGCAGCTCGCCCTATTCCGGCGACACCAAGGCGTTGTTCCCGTGGACGCTGGCCAAGGCGTTCCTGTCCTCGCCGGCCGCGCTGGCCGAGTCGATCAAACAGCGTCGCGCCAAGCTGGACCAGAACGTGCCTGCGCAGCGGGCCGAGATCAAGGCCCTCAACGCTCTCGCTGAGCTGAACGAGGCCGCGCTCACAGAGCAGGCCGGTAAGTTCGCCGCATTGGTCAAGCGCCTCAAGCAGATCGGCGTCGGCAAAGGGTCGGAGACGCGGGCGGTCGTGTTCGCCGAACGCATCGCCACACTGACCTGGCTGCGCAAGAACCTGCCCGCGGCGCTCGGTCTGAAAGACGAGAACATCGCCATGCTCCACGGCGGACTCTCCGACGTCGAGCAGCAAGAGATCGTCGACAACTTCAAGCTGGAAACCTCACCCATCCGGGTGCTCGTCACCGGCGACGTCGCCTCCGAAGGGGTGAACCTGCACGCCCAGTGCCACCACCTCATCCACTACGACATCCCGTGGAGCCTCATCCGGATCGAGCAGCGCAACGGCCGCATCGACCGCTACGGGCAGAAGCACCCGCCGGTGATCTCCTCGCTGATCCTCGAACCCTCCGACCCCGAGTTCTCCGGCGACCTGCGGGTGCTGTCACGGCTGCTGGAACGGGAAAACCAGGCTCACGAAACGCTCGGCGACGTGGCCTCTCTGATGGGCAAGCACAGCGTCACCGAGGAGGAGAATGCGATCCGCGATGTGCTCGCCAAAGGCGCCGACCTCGACGACGCGGTCCGTACCGCGGACGAGGTCGCTGCCGGGGACGACCTGGACGCGTTCTTCGCCGAGTTCGACGCAGCCGAGGCGACCGCTACGCCGCTGCCGGCCGCACCCCGCCAAAGCCTCTATCCCGACGACCTGACCTTCCTCGACGAGGCACTGCACGCCGCATTCCACGACAAACCGCACGCCAAACCGGAGCAGGGCGGCATCGGCTGGACCGTCAGTGCCCCGCACGGCATCGCCGAGCTGTCCCCGCCCCGCGACCTTCGGCAACGGCTGACACAGTTGCCGCAGAATTACCTACACCACGGTCGGGTATTGGAGCGCCTCAAGCTCGCCACCAACCCGACGGTGGGCACCGCCCAACTGCGCGTCGCGCGAGAAGGCAAGGGCGTCAACAACACCACGTGGCCGGAGGCCCACTTCCTCGGCCCGCTGCACCCCGTGCTGGACTGGGCCAGCGACCGCGCGTTGACGGCGCTGGGCCGCAACCAGGTGTTCGCGATCCGCGGCGACGTGGACGCCCCCACTGTGTTGCTCATGGGGACACTGAGCAACAAACGAGGACAACTGATCTCACGGGTGTTCTCTACCGCCGAGTTCCCGAACCCGGCCAACCCCGGTTTCTGCATGGTGGAGGCTCTCGAGGACATCGGTTTCCTCACCACGCAAACCGGGCTCCAACCCGGCGCCTCCAACCCCGGACCCATCGCCGACCCCGATCGCTACCA